The Stomatobaculum sp. F0698 genomic sequence AGCAATCAGATTGAGGCAGCCCGTGTCGCACTGACCCGTTATACCAAGCGTGGCGGTAAGGTTTGGATCAAGATTTTCCCGGATAAGCCCGTCACCGCAAAGCCGGCTGAGACCCGAATGGGTTCCGGTAAGGGCTCCACGGAGTACTGGGTGGCTGTTGTCAAGCCCGGACGCGTTCTCTTTGAGATCGACGGCGTCGCAGAGGCTGATGCAAGAGAGGCACTGCGCCTCGCAATGCACAAGCTTCCGTGCAAGTGCAAGATTGCTTCCAAGGAAGAGGTCAACGCAGGCGTGGACGGAGTTTCCGCAGTGACTGCAGAAGGCGGTGAACAGAGTGAAAACGAATAAGTATGTCGAAGAGTTAAGAGCGAAGAGTGCAGCTGAGCTGAGAGAGGCATTGGTCTCTGCGAAGAAGGAGCTTTTCAACCTCAGATTCCAGAATGCCACCAGCCAGCTGGATAACACTGCGAGAATCAGCGAGGTTCGCAAGAACATCGCGAGAATCCAGACCGTTATCACGGAACAGGCGAGAGCGTGAGCCGAAAGGAGATAAACCGTGGAAGAGAGAAATCTTAGAAAGACACGTGTCGGCAAAGTCGTCAGCGACAAGATGGATAAGACCATCACGGTTGCGGTCGAGGATCACGTGAAGCACCCGCTGTACGGCAAGATCATCAAGCAGACCAAGAAGTTCAAGGCGCACGATGAGAACAATGAGTGCAGAATCGGTGACAGAGTCAGAATCATGGAGACCAGACCGCTCTCGAAGGATAAGAGATGGAGACTGGTTGAGATCGTCGAGAAGGCGAGATAATCGAGTAGAGGAAGGGAGTATCCGGCATGATTCAGCAGGAAACACGCTTGAGAGTTGCCGACAACACCGGTGCGAAGGAACTCCTTTGCATCCGCGTGATGGGCGGTTCAACCAGAAGATATGCGCACATCGGCGACGTGATTGTGGCGTCCGTTAAGGACGCAACGCCGGGCGGCGTTGTTAAGAAGGGTGATGTTGTCAAGGCAGTCGTGGTTCGCACGGTGCAGAAGACCCGCAGAAAAGACGGTTCTTACATCACCTTTGACGAGAACGCGGCAGTCATCATCAAGGATGACAAGACGCCGACAGGAACCCGCATTTTCGGGCCGGTGGCAAGAGAGCTTCGTGAAAAGCAGTTCATGAAGATCGTTTCCCTTGCTCCGGAAGTATTATAAGGAGGTCCGCAATGCGTAAGATTAAGAAGAACGATAACGTTCAGATCATCGCTGGCAAGGACAAGGGCAAGAGCGGCAAGGTGCTGCATGTGGACGCGGCGAAGAACAGAGTTGTGGTCGAAGGCTGCAACATGATTCAGAAGCATATGAAGCCGAGCCCGCAGAACCAGAACGGCGGCATCGTGAGCAAGGAAGGTTCCATTCACGTCTCGAACGTGGCGCTCCTCGTGAACGGTGAGCGCACGAAGGTCGGCTTTGAGCTGAGAGACGGCAAGAAGGTCCGTGTCGCAAAGAAGAGCGGCAAGGTCATCGACTAAAGCAGAGAGGAGGAGCATTCCAAGTGGCTAAGGCTAGATTAAGAGAAATCTACGACAACGAGATTGTCGCAAAGATGATTGAGAAGTTCGGTTACAAGAATCCGATGCAGGTTCCGAAGCTCGACAAGATCGTGATTAACATGGGTGTCGGCGAGGCAAAGGAGAACGCAAAGGTCCTCGAAGCTGCGGTTCGCGACATGGAGATCATT encodes the following:
- the rplX gene encoding 50S ribosomal protein L24, translating into MRKIKKNDNVQIIAGKDKGKSGKVLHVDAAKNRVVVEGCNMIQKHMKPSPQNQNGGIVSKEGSIHVSNVALLVNGERTKVGFELRDGKKVRVAKKSGKVID
- the rplP gene encoding 50S ribosomal protein L16, coding for MLMPKRVKHRKQFRGSMAGKAMRGNRITNGSFGLVAQEPCWIRSNQIEAARVALTRYTKRGGKVWIKIFPDKPVTAKPAETRMGSGKGSTEYWVAVVKPGRVLFEIDGVAEADAREALRLAMHKLPCKCKIASKEEVNAGVDGVSAVTAEGGEQSENE
- the rplN gene encoding 50S ribosomal protein L14, with the protein product MIQQETRLRVADNTGAKELLCIRVMGGSTRRYAHIGDVIVASVKDATPGGVVKKGDVVKAVVVRTVQKTRRKDGSYITFDENAAVIIKDDKTPTGTRIFGPVARELREKQFMKIVSLAPEVL
- the rpsQ gene encoding 30S ribosomal protein S17, coding for MEERNLRKTRVGKVVSDKMDKTITVAVEDHVKHPLYGKIIKQTKKFKAHDENNECRIGDRVRIMETRPLSKDKRWRLVEIVEKAR
- the rpmC gene encoding 50S ribosomal protein L29, which encodes MKTNKYVEELRAKSAAELREALVSAKKELFNLRFQNATSQLDNTARISEVRKNIARIQTVITEQARA